AAATGAAGATAATTTAAATAAAGCTAATTTTAAAGATAGATTTATAGCTAGTTTTAGCTTTTTTTCTCAAAATGTAAAACTTGCATTAAATAATCTAATCACAAATAAATTAAGGTCATTTCTTACTATGCTAGGGCTTATAATCGCTACTGCTTCAGTAATTTCAACGATAGCTTTAGGAAATGGTGGGAAAGCTGATATTTTAGAAGAGATAAAATCACTTGGGACAAATACAATTATAGTTCATAAAGGCTCAAGATTTGGAGATAGAAATGCAGGTAGGATTAAGGATTTAACATACCAAGATTTAGAGCTTATTAAAAGACTTGATTTTGTAAAAGAAGTTGGGGTTGAGAGTGGTTTAAGTGGTGCTTATATTACTTATTTAAAAAACGAAGTAGATACTGATGCTACAGGAGTTTTTGCGAATTTTTTACAAATTAGTGCTAAGGAGATGAAAGAAGGTAGATTTTTTACCGAGCAAGAAGAACAAGACGCTAAGAATGTATGTGTAATTAGTGAGAATTTAGCTAAAACTTTATTTAAAATAGAAAGTCCATTAAATAAAATAATATATCTAAAAGGTCAGCCATTAAGAGTAATTGGAGTTCTTAAAAAAGATAAAAATGAGCGAGATGGTTTTGATATTAGAGTTTATGTTCCAAATAGCACAATTAGCAATAAATTTGATGGTAATAAACATATTAGGCGTATTGTCGTATTGCTTAAAGATGATGTAAATAGCGAATTAGCTGATAATAGCATTAAACAGATTTTAGAGATTAAAAAGGGTGCTAATTCAATTTTGACCTTTAATCAAGACGCTATTAAAAAAAGTATAGAAAGCACTACAAATACACTTAGTTTAATGATTTTTGGTATTGCATTTATTGCTATGATTGTTGGTGGAATTGGCGTTATGAATATTATGCTTGTCGTTGTAAAAGAGCGAACGAAAGAAATAGGGGTAAAACTTGCAATCGGAGCAAGTCCATCTTATATTAGCACGGGGTTTTTGATTGAATCGGTTGTGCTTTGTAGCGTAGCTGCTAGTATTGGTGTAATGATTGCTTTAATGCTTGTTTATGGCATTAATTTACTTGACGCCCCTATTAAAATGATAGTTGATTTTGATGCTATTATGTTAGGGTTTTTAAGTAGCACTTTAGTTGGTTTATTTTTTGGATATTTTCCTGCTAAACAAGCTAGTAAACTAATCCCTGCAGTTGCTTTAACTGATGATTGATTAATTTGGAAAAACTTAAATTAATAAAGTTTTTCCTTTTTATTTTATATAAAATCATAAGCAACTAATGAATGTGTAGTTTTAAATAATTTTAGTAATTTACAAAATTTAAGGACTAAATTAATATATTAAAATCCTAATTTAAATTCTAAAATATTTCACACTACTAATTAACCTTATTATAAATTTTTATTTTTTATCTTTTACAAGAATTTAATTTAGGAATTTGAAATTAAATAAAAAATATTTTTTAATATTATTTATTATAAAAAGTAACATATATTAATAATTTTATGGATTTTTATTTTTATTTCATATAATTAATCTTATTAAAAACAAAGGATTAATTTGAATATAGACAATTTAAAAGATTATAAAATAAAAAACGATTATTTATATAGCTTAGAGCTTATTAGGTTATTTAATGACATTGTTACTTTTTTATTATTAATTTGCACAATTTGTTTTATAGCTTACAAGTTAGATAAACTACCAGAAGCTTCTCACACAGAAATGACTGAGATTAGATTAAGAGGAAGAGGCGAAGCTACAATAATTATCGGTATATTTTTTATTTTTTTATTCATAAAGACTAATCATATTAAAAGACTTAGATTTGTTAAAAATAATGATTTTTATATTAGCGTAGATAATGAAAAGATATATTTTGAAACATATACAGTAGATAAAGAAGGTCTTTTTGATATTGCTAAAAGTTATAAAAAAGTAAGCGAAACGATAAATAAAAGCGATATAGTTTTTAGATTGCAATCTAAACGACCAGCTTTAGCGTATTCTCATATATTTGATAAAGATACTTACAATACTAAAGAAATAGAAAATAAAAGCTTAAACTATAGATTAGACTATAGGGTAGCTAGAATAATTTTCTTTCCTATAGTTATGTTTTTTGCAATATTAAATATTTTATCAAGTTATTTAATATTGTTTTTATTAAATGGTAAAAACTTAAAAACTTACACAATATATCAAACTAAAACCAAGCTAGTTTCATTGCCTTTTGTTGATGATTTATCTGTTTATTTTTTATACACTGAATATAGATTAAAACATTCTGCAATAAGCAAAGGAGCTTACGAAATAGAGCATAGAGAAGAAGCACAACCACTAGGTGAAAAATATATAGCAAAACAACAAAAGAAAATTGAAAAGATTTTAAGTGAAAAGATAATAAATGTTTGATTTTAGCAAAAGAGATTTTGGTGATTATATTAATTAAACTTTTGCTATCTATATTTTAAAAGAATTTGGATTAGGAATTTGAAATTAAATCAAAAAATATTTTTTAATATTATTTATTACGAAAAGTAACATAATTTTAATAATTATTTTTAAATTTGATGAATGTGTATTTGCTATAATAAACTTTATTTTTAAAGGTAAGATATGAATGAGCTTTTAATATATTTAGCATATTTTTTAGATAATTTACACGATTTAGCTGGTGGGATTATTAGTATTTTAATTCCTATAATTTATGTGCCATTGTTTATTACCTATCCTATGCTTTTTGCCCTTACATTTTTTATAGGATTAAAGCTCTATCCTAGATTTATAAAAGTTTTATATGTTGTATTTTTTTATTTAGATTTTAGTGTTGAAATTAGCGACCATGATTCTGTTGCAGCAATATTGTTTTTTCAAATAATTTTCCCTTTTATATTGTATTATCCTATTAAATCAATTTATGAATTTATAATGAGACAAAATCAAAAATTTATTAAAGGTATATTCTATTTTTTCTCATTTTTAATGATTGCTTTTCATGGAATATTATTAATAAGTCATTTTAATTTACAGCAAAGTCCAAAGCACGAAGTAACAGAACTTAAAAAACCAAATACCTTATTATTAAGCACAATTGAAAAGCAAAACTATACGATAGATGGTAAGTTTTTTAAAAGTGTAAATTTAATAGTTGATAAAGAAGTGCAATTATATGAAGATTATTATGAAAAAAGTTTTGAAGAAAAAGCTTCAAAATTACCAACTAGACTTAGTAAAGATAAGCTAATAAATTATGATATTTATGGTTATTTTGTGGATTGTAGTTAC
This is a stretch of genomic DNA from Campylobacter sp. MG1. It encodes these proteins:
- a CDS encoding ABC transporter permease; protein product: MIKISNLNKFYGSTQVLKDINIEIKKGEFVILLGKSGSGKSTLLNMIGLIDEPSSGEYIFYDKNLYSLNSEEKSAFRRDNLGFIFQRYNLMPLQSVLENVIMGALYAKKNKQTSIQKAKKLLEKLELSEHTHKKAAHLSGGQQQRVSVARALINDANFILADEPTGALDSANGIKLMQILKELNENGVGVILVTHDESLCKYATRIIKMKDGVIISDENVKEFKTSNLNEDNLNKANFKDRFIASFSFFSQNVKLALNNLITNKLRSFLTMLGLIIATASVISTIALGNGGKADILEEIKSLGTNTIIVHKGSRFGDRNAGRIKDLTYQDLELIKRLDFVKEVGVESGLSGAYITYLKNEVDTDATGVFANFLQISAKEMKEGRFFTEQEEQDAKNVCVISENLAKTLFKIESPLNKIIYLKGQPLRVIGVLKKDKNERDGFDIRVYVPNSTISNKFDGNKHIRRIVVLLKDDVNSELADNSIKQILEIKKGANSILTFNQDAIKKSIESTTNTLSLMIFGIAFIAMIVGGIGVMNIMLVVVKERTKEIGVKLAIGASPSYISTGFLIESVVLCSVAASIGVMIALMLVYGINLLDAPIKMIVDFDAIMLGFLSSTLVGLFFGYFPAKQASKLIPAVALTDD